A genomic window from Blastococcus saxobsidens DD2 includes:
- a CDS encoding threonine/serine ThrE exporter family protein — MPSSPSASQDAYRALELALRAGELLLSAGASAAEVTATCSAVARAGGLRRVESDITFTSITVSGQPSDDTAPISGLRLVQLRELDYSRATAVHDVVTELTEDRITPREAERRLLMVAAARHPYRRPVVTAARALLATAVALLLGAGAVVTAAAFGATVLVGLAIDALGRRGIPTFFQNAAGGLIATSVALVLVAADLGVRPSLVVAGGIVLLLPGVTLVGAVHDAITGFYVTASARAFETFLLTAGIISGVAIALSIGVRLGVPAQIWDPQVSGIGDVPLQLFAAALASASFAVSNHAPRRTLLPTAAAGALGWGVFLGLDRLDLSPTLASASAAVVIGLGSYVLARRQQVPVVVYVAAGIIPLLPGLTIYLGLRRLTEGDTLGGITLLGTAVTVGLALAAGALLGEYVGQALRRTALPAERHLTGLLQARARRRGAVGTTFVHGRRHGPV; from the coding sequence GTGCCGTCGTCTCCCTCCGCTTCGCAGGACGCCTACCGGGCCCTGGAGCTCGCCCTCCGGGCCGGCGAGCTGCTGCTGTCGGCCGGTGCGAGCGCCGCGGAGGTCACGGCCACCTGCTCCGCTGTGGCCCGGGCCGGCGGGCTGCGGCGGGTGGAGAGCGACATCACGTTCACCTCGATCACCGTGTCGGGGCAGCCGTCCGACGATACCGCGCCGATCAGCGGCCTGCGCCTGGTGCAGCTGCGGGAGCTGGACTACTCCCGCGCGACCGCCGTCCACGACGTCGTCACGGAGCTGACCGAGGACCGGATCACCCCCCGGGAGGCCGAGCGCCGGCTGCTGATGGTCGCGGCGGCGCGGCACCCCTACCGGCGTCCGGTCGTGACCGCGGCCCGCGCCCTGCTCGCCACCGCCGTGGCGCTGCTGCTGGGCGCGGGAGCCGTCGTGACCGCCGCCGCCTTCGGCGCCACCGTGCTGGTCGGTCTGGCCATCGACGCCCTCGGCCGCCGCGGGATACCGACGTTCTTCCAGAACGCCGCCGGCGGGCTGATCGCCACGTCGGTGGCGCTGGTGCTCGTCGCCGCCGATCTCGGGGTGCGCCCGTCGCTCGTCGTCGCCGGCGGCATCGTGCTGCTGCTACCGGGAGTGACGCTGGTCGGCGCGGTGCACGATGCCATCACCGGCTTCTACGTCACCGCGAGCGCGCGGGCGTTCGAGACCTTCCTCCTGACCGCGGGGATCATCAGCGGTGTCGCGATCGCCCTGTCGATCGGCGTGCGCCTCGGGGTCCCGGCGCAGATCTGGGACCCGCAGGTGAGCGGGATCGGGGACGTGCCGCTGCAGTTGTTCGCCGCCGCCCTGGCCTCGGCGTCGTTCGCCGTCTCCAACCACGCGCCGCGACGCACGCTGCTGCCCACCGCGGCCGCGGGTGCGCTGGGCTGGGGCGTCTTCCTCGGCCTGGACCGGCTCGACCTCTCCCCCACCCTGGCGTCGGCGAGCGCCGCGGTGGTCATCGGCCTCGGCAGCTACGTGCTGGCCCGCAGGCAGCAGGTGCCCGTCGTGGTGTACGTGGCCGCGGGGATCATCCCGCTGCTGCCCGGCCTGACGATCTACCTCGGCCTGCGCCGGCTGACCGAGGGCGACACCCTGGGCGGGATCACGCTGCTCGGCACCGCGGTGACGGTCGGGCTGGCCCTGGCCGCGGGCGCGCTGCTCGGCGAGTACGTGGGCCAGGCGTTGCGCCGGACCGCCCTGCCCGCGGAACGGCACCTCACCGGGCTGCTGCAGGCCCGCGCCCGCCGCCGGGGCGCGGTCGGCACCACGTTCGTGCACGGGCGGCGGCACGGGCCCGTGTGA
- a CDS encoding UPF0182 family protein — protein sequence MRPPVPVPTLSRRAKLVIGAIAVLLVLFTVVGTLTSVYVDFLWFEETGFTEVFWTELQTRALLFAVAAVATGGLTALAMYLAYRFRPTFRPMSLEQQNLERYRQSLEPRRALVLTGVAVVLGLFAGFTAQANWETWLSFRNSTDFGRTDPQFGIDLSFFVFDYPFYRLLLGFGFAIVILALIGSLLTHYVFGGLRLQTPGQKLTAAARVQLSVLLGLFVALKAVAYWLDRYGLVYSDRGDVFTGASYTDVNALLVPKTILVFVAAVCAVAFFANIVVRNFLLPAAALVLLLVSSLVIGVAYPAIVQQFVVKPSANEKEALYIERAIESTLQAYGLDDIDYVDYAQDTAGDADAPAVLAELRNDTETIPNARLLDPNVLSETFTARQQIRNVYGFPEKLDIDRYEIDGELRDYVVAARELDSAGLSENQDTWINRHTVYTHGNGFVAAPANEVVAGQEGGEPNFTTRDLPPVGTIDIDQPRIYYGELIDDYSVVGAPAGAPPREFDQPEGGSEQEEINNTYDGEGGISIGSFFRQLTFAIYYRERNFLLSGAVNDESKVLHVRNPRDRVEKAAPFLEVDGDAYPAVIDGEIKWILDGYTTSDSYPYAEQMELGEAAADALTTATTALPNETFNYIRNSVKATVDAYDGTVTLYAWQPEDPVLQTFMKAFPGTIQPRTEMSEELISHVRYPQDLFKVQRDILTRYHVDDPADFYEQSDRWQIPDDPTQDTNQDQPPYYILAQRPGDDEATFQLTSALNAFQRDNLSAFISASSAPETYGDIQVLRLPGNTPFRGPEQVQNAFLTNNQVRPDLTLFNSENSDAVFGNLLTLPIGDAGLLYVEPLYVRGAGEGGFPLLQKVLVNFGDRIGYADTLAGALDQVFGAGAGESATDSDDIADTVDEDATPEIVPDPGTNPDPAPDIDEIPPGDTQVNPDLAEAVVDINAALAALATAQRGGDFAGQGQALEDLQTAVDAYQAAQRAAAGE from the coding sequence ATGCGGCCCCCCGTGCCGGTACCGACCCTGTCGCGGCGCGCGAAGCTGGTCATCGGCGCCATCGCCGTGCTGCTGGTGCTGTTCACCGTCGTCGGGACGCTCACCAGCGTCTACGTCGACTTCCTCTGGTTCGAGGAGACCGGGTTCACCGAGGTCTTCTGGACCGAGCTCCAGACGCGTGCGCTGCTGTTCGCCGTCGCCGCGGTGGCGACCGGTGGGCTGACGGCGCTGGCCATGTACCTGGCCTACCGGTTCCGTCCCACTTTCCGCCCGATGTCGCTCGAGCAGCAGAACCTCGAGCGTTACCGGCAGTCGCTGGAGCCGCGCCGCGCGCTCGTGCTGACCGGCGTGGCGGTCGTGCTCGGCCTGTTCGCGGGCTTCACCGCGCAGGCCAACTGGGAGACGTGGCTGTCGTTCCGGAACAGCACCGACTTCGGCCGGACCGACCCGCAGTTCGGCATCGACCTGTCGTTCTTCGTCTTCGACTACCCCTTCTACCGGCTGCTGCTCGGGTTCGGGTTCGCCATCGTCATCCTGGCGCTGATCGGCTCGCTGCTCACCCACTACGTCTTCGGCGGGCTGCGGCTGCAGACCCCCGGGCAGAAGCTCACCGCGGCCGCGCGCGTGCAGCTCTCCGTGCTGCTGGGGCTGTTCGTGGCGCTCAAGGCCGTCGCCTACTGGCTGGACCGCTACGGGCTGGTCTACTCCGACCGCGGTGACGTGTTCACCGGCGCGAGCTACACCGACGTCAACGCACTGCTGGTGCCGAAGACGATCCTGGTCTTCGTGGCGGCGGTCTGCGCCGTGGCGTTCTTCGCCAACATCGTCGTCCGCAACTTCCTGCTGCCCGCCGCGGCCCTGGTCCTGCTGCTGGTCTCCAGCCTGGTCATCGGCGTCGCCTACCCGGCGATCGTGCAGCAGTTCGTGGTGAAGCCCAGCGCCAACGAGAAGGAGGCGCTCTACATCGAGCGCGCCATCGAGTCGACCCTCCAGGCGTACGGCCTCGACGACATCGACTACGTCGACTACGCGCAGGACACCGCCGGGGACGCGGACGCCCCGGCGGTGCTGGCGGAGTTGCGCAACGACACGGAGACGATCCCGAACGCGCGGCTGCTGGACCCGAACGTGCTCTCCGAGACGTTCACGGCGCGCCAGCAGATCCGCAACGTCTACGGGTTCCCGGAGAAGCTGGACATCGACCGCTACGAGATCGACGGGGAGCTGCGTGACTACGTGGTGGCCGCACGCGAGCTCGACAGCGCCGGCCTGAGCGAGAACCAGGACACCTGGATCAACCGGCACACGGTCTACACCCACGGGAACGGCTTCGTCGCCGCCCCCGCCAACGAGGTCGTCGCGGGGCAGGAGGGTGGTGAGCCGAACTTCACGACCCGCGACCTGCCGCCGGTCGGCACCATCGACATCGACCAGCCGCGCATCTACTACGGCGAGCTGATCGACGACTACTCCGTCGTCGGTGCGCCGGCGGGGGCACCGCCGCGCGAGTTCGACCAGCCCGAGGGTGGATCCGAGCAGGAGGAGATCAACAACACCTACGACGGCGAGGGTGGCATCTCGATCGGCAGCTTCTTCCGCCAGCTGACGTTCGCCATCTACTACCGGGAGCGCAACTTCCTGCTGTCCGGTGCGGTCAACGACGAGTCCAAGGTGCTCCACGTCCGCAATCCGCGGGACCGGGTCGAGAAGGCGGCGCCGTTCCTCGAGGTGGACGGCGACGCGTACCCGGCGGTCATCGACGGCGAGATCAAGTGGATCCTCGACGGCTACACGACCTCGGATTCCTACCCCTACGCCGAGCAGATGGAGCTGGGTGAGGCGGCGGCCGACGCACTGACCACGGCGACGACGGCGCTGCCGAACGAGACGTTCAACTACATCCGCAACTCCGTGAAGGCCACGGTGGACGCCTACGACGGCACCGTCACGCTGTACGCCTGGCAGCCCGAGGACCCGGTGCTGCAGACCTTCATGAAGGCGTTCCCGGGGACCATCCAGCCGCGCACCGAGATGAGCGAGGAGCTCATCAGCCACGTGCGGTACCCGCAGGACCTGTTCAAGGTGCAGCGGGACATCCTGACCCGGTACCACGTGGACGACCCGGCCGACTTCTACGAGCAGAGCGACCGCTGGCAGATTCCCGACGACCCGACGCAGGACACCAATCAGGACCAGCCGCCCTACTACATCCTGGCCCAGCGGCCGGGCGACGACGAGGCCACCTTCCAGCTGACCAGCGCGCTGAACGCCTTCCAGCGGGACAACCTCTCGGCGTTCATCTCGGCGTCGAGTGCGCCGGAGACCTACGGGGACATCCAGGTGCTGCGGCTTCCGGGCAACACCCCGTTCCGCGGCCCGGAGCAGGTGCAGAACGCGTTTCTGACGAACAACCAGGTCCGGCCCGACCTGACCCTGTTCAACAGTGAGAACTCCGACGCGGTCTTCGGCAACCTGCTGACCCTGCCCATCGGGGATGCCGGACTGCTCTACGTCGAACCGCTGTACGTCCGCGGCGCCGGCGAGGGTGGCTTCCCGCTGCTGCAGAAGGTCCTGGTCAACTTCGGGGACCGGATCGGCTACGCCGACACCCTCGCCGGGGCTCTCGACCAGGTATTCGGCGCGGGGGCGGGGGAGTCGGCCACCGACAGTGACGACATCGCCGACACGGTCGACGAGGACGCCACGCCGGAGATCGTGCCCGATCCGGGGACGAATCCGGACCCGGCGCCGGACATCGACGAGATCCCACCCGGCGACACGCAGGTCAACCCGGATCTGGCCGAGGCGGTGGTCGACATCAACGCCGCCCTGGCGGCGCTGGCCACCGCGCAGCGCGGCGGTGACTTCGCCGGCCAGGGCCAGGCCCTGGAGGACCTCCAGACCGCGGTCGACGCCTACCAGGCGGCCCAGCGGGCGGCAGCCGGCGAGTGA
- a CDS encoding PDZ domain-containing protein, with protein sequence MTRRIAVLSVGAVLLLLFGVLGTSVPVPYVAQVPGPTFNTLGEIDGEPIIEVQGRERDDVAGDLTLTTVGVSRGGLSLVQAVRGWFDDEVSVVPEETVYPPDRSEEETRQVNRQAFLTSEQAAESVALGELGYPEKVVVRGVAEESPAEDRLEEGDALESIDGRPVPDSDVLADVLADIPPGSTVTVGYTRLGEPGTTTVTTKAAEGRAGSLLGISVLDQPAAPFDVDIQVADVGGPSAGLMLTLGILDLVGEEDLTGGAVVAGTGTIDLEGNVGPIGGVPLKMLAARDIGAELFLVPADNCAEAVAGPDAGVPMAKVATLDDALAALADLRAGRTPESC encoded by the coding sequence GTGACCCGTCGGATCGCCGTCCTCAGCGTGGGCGCCGTGCTGCTGCTGCTGTTCGGCGTGCTCGGCACGAGCGTGCCGGTGCCGTACGTGGCGCAGGTGCCCGGCCCCACCTTCAACACGCTCGGGGAGATCGACGGCGAGCCGATCATCGAGGTGCAGGGCAGGGAGCGCGACGACGTGGCCGGAGACCTCACCCTCACCACGGTCGGCGTCAGCCGGGGTGGGCTGAGCCTGGTCCAGGCGGTCCGTGGCTGGTTCGACGACGAGGTGAGCGTCGTCCCGGAGGAGACGGTGTACCCGCCGGACCGGAGCGAGGAGGAGACCCGGCAGGTGAACCGGCAGGCGTTCCTCACCTCCGAGCAGGCCGCCGAGAGCGTCGCGCTCGGCGAGCTGGGCTACCCGGAGAAGGTCGTCGTCCGGGGCGTGGCCGAGGAGTCCCCGGCAGAGGACCGGCTGGAGGAGGGTGACGCGCTCGAGTCGATCGACGGGCGCCCGGTGCCCGACTCGGACGTGCTGGCCGACGTGCTCGCCGACATCCCGCCGGGCAGCACGGTGACCGTGGGCTACACGCGGCTGGGTGAGCCGGGCACGACCACGGTGACCACCAAGGCCGCCGAGGGCCGGGCGGGCTCGCTGCTGGGCATCTCCGTGCTCGACCAGCCGGCGGCACCGTTCGACGTGGACATCCAGGTGGCCGACGTGGGCGGGCCCTCGGCCGGTCTCATGCTGACGCTCGGGATCCTCGACCTCGTGGGGGAGGAGGACCTGACCGGCGGAGCGGTGGTGGCCGGCACCGGCACCATCGACCTCGAGGGGAACGTGGGGCCGATCGGCGGCGTCCCGCTGAAGATGCTCGCCGCCCGCGACATCGGGGCCGAGCTGTTCCTGGTGCCGGCGGACAACTGCGCCGAGGCGGTCGCCGGCCCCGACGCCGGCGTCCCGATGGCCAAGGTCGCGACCCTCGACGACGCCCTCGCGGCACTCGCCGACCTGCGGGCCGGCCGGACCCCGGAGAGCTGCTGA
- a CDS encoding zinc-dependent metalloprotease translates to MSDVPFGFGPPDRDPERREPGRGDQGGGDPFGLGALFGGMAGGGSPEDVLGKMPLFAELQKLMNWSGGPVNWDLARQGAISQLAAGHQPSSEAERTGAAESLRLADLWLDQVTELPSGIERTAAWSRVEWVEQTQPAWTALIDPLAERVVAAMTSALPQEAAMSFGPIAGIMGRMGGVMFGAQVGQALGKLAEEVLTSTDVGLPLAPAGTGVLVPQNLAAFAEGLDRPADEVRLFVALREAASQRLFAHVPWLRQQLQDAVHAYARGITIDREAIERGINEAMSGGLGGGLDPSDPESIQRLLGSGVLEPEETPEQQMALRRLETLLALVEGWVDTVVAAAAADRLPGHAALAETMRRRRASGGPAEQTFATLVGLQLRPRRLRDAATVWGAMGQQHGSADRDRLWSHPDLLPTSEDLDEPLDFVARQGFDDELAALNADDADRPAQEEPPADDETGEEPGQRP, encoded by the coding sequence ATGAGTGACGTGCCGTTCGGCTTCGGCCCTCCCGACCGTGACCCCGAGCGCCGGGAACCCGGCCGCGGAGACCAGGGCGGCGGTGACCCGTTCGGCCTGGGAGCCCTCTTCGGGGGCATGGCGGGAGGCGGCTCGCCGGAGGACGTGCTCGGCAAGATGCCGCTGTTCGCCGAGCTGCAGAAGCTGATGAACTGGTCCGGCGGCCCGGTGAACTGGGACCTCGCCCGCCAGGGCGCGATCAGCCAACTGGCGGCCGGGCACCAGCCCTCGTCGGAGGCGGAGCGGACGGGTGCGGCCGAGTCGCTGCGGCTGGCCGACCTCTGGCTGGACCAGGTCACCGAGCTGCCGTCGGGCATCGAGCGCACCGCCGCCTGGTCACGGGTGGAGTGGGTCGAGCAGACCCAGCCGGCCTGGACCGCGCTGATCGATCCGCTCGCCGAGCGGGTGGTGGCGGCGATGACCAGCGCACTCCCCCAGGAGGCGGCCATGTCGTTCGGTCCGATCGCCGGGATCATGGGTCGGATGGGCGGCGTGATGTTCGGCGCCCAGGTCGGGCAGGCGCTGGGCAAGCTCGCCGAGGAGGTGCTCACCAGCACCGACGTCGGGCTGCCCCTGGCACCGGCCGGCACCGGGGTGCTGGTGCCGCAGAACCTGGCCGCGTTCGCCGAGGGGCTCGACCGCCCCGCCGACGAGGTCAGGCTCTTCGTGGCGCTGCGGGAGGCCGCCTCGCAGCGGCTGTTCGCGCACGTCCCGTGGCTGCGCCAGCAGCTGCAGGACGCGGTGCACGCCTACGCCCGCGGCATCACCATCGACCGCGAGGCGATCGAACGCGGGATCAACGAGGCGATGTCGGGCGGCCTGGGCGGCGGCCTGGACCCCAGCGACCCGGAGAGCATCCAGCGGCTGCTGGGCAGCGGTGTGCTGGAGCCGGAGGAGACGCCCGAGCAGCAGATGGCGCTGCGCCGGCTGGAGACGCTGCTGGCCCTGGTGGAGGGCTGGGTGGACACCGTCGTCGCGGCGGCCGCCGCCGACCGGCTCCCCGGCCACGCCGCGCTGGCCGAGACCATGCGCCGCCGGCGGGCCTCGGGCGGTCCGGCGGAGCAGACCTTCGCCACGCTCGTCGGGCTGCAGCTGCGCCCCCGCCGGCTGCGCGACGCCGCGACCGTCTGGGGCGCGATGGGGCAGCAGCACGGCAGCGCCGACCGGGACCGGCTGTGGTCGCACCCCGACCTCCTGCCGACCTCGGAGGACCTGGACGAGCCGCTGGACTTCGTCGCCCGCCAGGGTTTCGACGACGAACTGGCCGCGCTGAACGCCGACGACGCGGACCGCCCGGCGCAGGAGGAGCCGCCGGCTGACGACGAGACCGGTGAGGAGCCCGGTCAGCGCCCCTAG
- a CDS encoding M48 family metallopeptidase — protein MPGTTRDAAALPEPADDDLVEVRRSTRRRRTVTAYREMGRTVVLIPAAFSPAEEQRWVAQMVAKLRVREERRKRSLGGDAELLARARALSAAHLDGLAEPASVRWVDNQHRRWGSCTPADRTIRLSSRLRSMPEYVVDYVLVHELVHLLEPGHDDRFWVLVARYPRAERARGFLEGVELAAMAGAAGQDGAPDIVD, from the coding sequence GTGCCCGGAACCACTCGCGACGCCGCCGCCCTGCCTGAGCCGGCGGACGACGACCTCGTGGAGGTCCGACGCAGCACGCGCCGGCGGCGCACGGTGACCGCATACCGCGAGATGGGCCGCACCGTGGTCCTCATCCCGGCGGCGTTCAGCCCGGCCGAGGAGCAGCGCTGGGTCGCCCAGATGGTGGCGAAGCTGCGGGTCCGCGAGGAGCGCAGGAAACGGTCGCTCGGCGGCGACGCGGAACTCCTCGCCCGCGCCCGGGCGCTCTCGGCCGCCCACCTCGACGGGCTCGCGGAGCCGGCGAGCGTGCGCTGGGTGGACAACCAGCACCGGCGCTGGGGATCGTGCACGCCGGCCGACCGCACCATCCGGCTGTCGAGCCGGCTGCGCTCGATGCCGGAGTACGTCGTCGACTACGTGCTGGTGCACGAGCTCGTGCACCTGCTCGAGCCCGGCCACGACGACCGCTTCTGGGTGCTGGTCGCCCGTTACCCGCGGGCGGAACGGGCGCGCGGCTTCCTCGAGGGCGTCGAGCTCGCCGCCATGGCCGGCGCGGCCGGCCAGGACGGCGCCCCCGACATCGTCGACTAG
- a CDS encoding DUF5679 domain-containing protein: MAESYNGYCVKCKEKRDFDGEVKVSESGRRMAQGTCPVCGTKMNRILGKA; this comes from the coding sequence GTGGCGGAGAGCTACAACGGCTACTGCGTGAAGTGCAAGGAGAAGCGCGACTTCGACGGCGAGGTCAAGGTGAGCGAGTCCGGTCGCCGCATGGCACAGGGCACCTGCCCGGTGTGCGGCACCAAGATGAACCGGATCCTCGGCAAGGCCTGA
- a CDS encoding ThiF family adenylyltransferase, whose product MSDSVHPLLPAATPLLLGDAGSLQVGGVDSTDGLLLAPAAGLAPLLRGLDGRRSQRVVRADAARDGLEPALVDAVLQACRQTGLLTDLDVADLLAIGTGPAAVARAAVELPAATGAPGSRPAAWRTRRLATVVVEGATRVGTPLAAVLAASGVGRVIVRDAGVVTAADTVVGGLTAADEGRPRSVAAADAIRRASPLTDLGPLPAGLTPDLTVLTGAWAASDPLVGGADGAHLVATVRGETGVVGPLVVPGTSSCLHCGDLHRRDADARWPRLAAQLTATEAPASGATLTCLLTALLAAGQALAYLDGGGAPLTLDATVEVRPPELLPRLRRWPPHPACHCGATAGGAGSPGEGETPPPGAPPVAQATMDR is encoded by the coding sequence GTGAGCGACAGCGTCCATCCCCTCCTCCCGGCGGCGACCCCGCTGCTCCTCGGCGACGCCGGCAGCCTGCAGGTCGGTGGGGTCGACTCCACCGACGGCCTCCTCCTGGCGCCCGCCGCCGGCCTGGCGCCCCTGCTGCGCGGCCTGGACGGGCGCCGGTCGCAGCGGGTGGTCCGGGCCGACGCCGCCCGCGACGGCTTGGAGCCCGCCCTGGTCGACGCGGTCCTCCAGGCGTGCCGGCAGACCGGCCTGCTCACCGACCTCGACGTCGCCGACCTGCTCGCGATCGGCACCGGACCGGCCGCGGTCGCGCGGGCGGCGGTGGAGCTGCCGGCGGCGACCGGCGCGCCCGGCAGCCGGCCTGCTGCCTGGCGGACGCGGCGGCTGGCCACCGTGGTGGTCGAGGGGGCGACACGGGTGGGCACGCCGCTGGCCGCCGTCCTCGCCGCCAGCGGGGTCGGCCGGGTGATCGTGCGCGACGCGGGGGTCGTGACCGCGGCCGACACCGTGGTGGGCGGGCTGACCGCAGCCGACGAGGGGCGGCCGCGCAGCGTGGCAGCGGCCGACGCGATCCGCCGCGCCAGCCCGCTCACCGACCTCGGCCCCCTGCCGGCCGGACTGACGCCCGACCTGACGGTGCTCACCGGGGCCTGGGCCGCCTCGGATCCCCTGGTCGGCGGAGCCGACGGGGCACACCTGGTGGCCACCGTCCGGGGCGAGACGGGCGTCGTCGGGCCGCTGGTGGTCCCCGGCACCAGCAGCTGCCTGCACTGCGGTGACCTGCACCGCCGCGACGCGGATGCGCGATGGCCACGGCTGGCTGCGCAGCTGACCGCGACCGAGGCACCCGCCAGCGGCGCCACGCTGACCTGCCTGCTCACCGCGCTGCTGGCCGCCGGCCAGGCCCTGGCGTACCTGGACGGCGGCGGTGCGCCGCTCACCCTCGACGCCACGGTGGAGGTACGCCCACCGGAACTGCTGCCCCGCCTGCGCCGATGGCCGCCCCATCCGGCCTGCCACTGCGGCGCGACGGCCGGCGGGGCAGGGAGCCCGGGCGAGGGCGAGACACCTCCTCCCGGCGCGCCCCCGGTCGCACAGGCCACAATGGACCGCTGA
- a CDS encoding ABC1 kinase family protein — MSDERPVMPRGSVARTARLASLPLGAAGRATMGLGRRLSGQSADAVNAELQQRTAEQLFAVLGQLKGGAMKLGQTLSVFEAAVPEEMAAPYREALTKLQEEAPPMPVRTVHAVLAQQLGGTWRQRFREFDDAPAAAASIGQVHRATWRDGRDVAVKIQYPGAATALMSDLNQLARFARLFTAVFPGLDVKPLIAELKARVVEELDYTLEADAQRGFAVAYAGDEQIAVPRVVASAPKVIVSEWIEGNPLSRVIADGSRADRDRAGRLLAVLHFSAPQRAGLLHADPHPGNFRLLPDGRLGVIDFGATARLPDGHPEPIGRLLRWALAGRATEVLADLRTEGFVRPGIEVDPEGVLDYLRPLLAPIAGHHFHFTRAWMQEQAMRIADPRTEANRLGRQLNLPPAYLLIHRVSMGSIGVLCQLDAAADWRAVLAEWLPGFRE, encoded by the coding sequence GTGAGCGACGAGCGACCGGTGATGCCGCGGGGGTCGGTCGCGCGGACGGCCCGGCTGGCCTCGCTGCCCCTGGGAGCGGCGGGACGGGCCACCATGGGGCTGGGCAGGCGGTTGTCGGGGCAGTCGGCCGACGCGGTGAACGCCGAACTGCAGCAGCGCACCGCCGAGCAGTTGTTCGCCGTCCTCGGCCAGCTCAAGGGCGGCGCCATGAAACTCGGGCAGACGCTGTCGGTCTTCGAGGCGGCGGTGCCCGAGGAGATGGCGGCGCCGTACCGGGAGGCCCTCACCAAGCTGCAGGAGGAGGCGCCGCCGATGCCGGTGCGGACCGTGCACGCGGTCCTGGCCCAGCAGCTCGGCGGCACCTGGCGGCAGCGGTTCCGCGAGTTCGACGACGCGCCGGCGGCCGCGGCCAGCATCGGGCAGGTGCACCGCGCCACCTGGCGGGACGGTCGCGACGTCGCCGTCAAGATCCAGTACCCGGGCGCGGCCACCGCGCTGATGAGCGACCTCAACCAGCTGGCCCGGTTCGCCCGGCTGTTCACCGCGGTGTTCCCCGGGCTCGACGTCAAGCCGCTCATCGCGGAGCTGAAGGCGCGGGTGGTCGAGGAACTCGACTACACCCTGGAGGCCGACGCGCAGCGGGGCTTCGCCGTCGCCTACGCCGGCGACGAGCAGATCGCCGTGCCCCGGGTGGTGGCCAGCGCGCCCAAGGTGATCGTCTCCGAGTGGATCGAGGGCAATCCGCTCTCCCGCGTCATCGCCGACGGCAGCCGGGCCGACCGCGACCGCGCCGGCCGCCTGCTGGCGGTGCTGCACTTCTCCGCCCCCCAGCGGGCGGGCCTGCTGCACGCCGACCCGCACCCCGGGAACTTCCGGCTGCTGCCCGACGGCCGGCTCGGGGTCATCGACTTCGGGGCCACCGCGCGGCTGCCCGACGGGCATCCCGAGCCCATCGGCCGCCTGCTGCGCTGGGCACTGGCGGGCCGGGCGACGGAGGTCCTGGCCGACCTGCGCACCGAGGGCTTCGTGCGCCCCGGGATCGAGGTCGACCCCGAGGGGGTCCTGGACTACCTCCGGCCGTTGCTGGCGCCGATCGCCGGCCACCACTTCCACTTCACCCGCGCCTGGATGCAGGAGCAGGCGATGCGGATCGCCGATCCCCGCACCGAGGCCAACCGGCTGGGCCGGCAGCTGAACCTGCCGCCGGCGTACCTGCTGATCCACCGGGTGTCGATGGGGTCCATCGGCGTGCTGTGCCAGCTCGACGCCGCGGCCGACTGGCGGGCGGTGCTGGCGGAGTGGCTCCCCGGCTTCCGGGAGTGA
- a CDS encoding WhiB family transcriptional regulator: MQQTIDRPTSHRRPGLPWTGGATPSSPHPPHRRRPHPPLSPAPVRRPLPCRVQDPELWFSESPAQLELAKSFCGDCPARDSCLAGALDRAEPWGVWGGEIFERGAVIARKRPRGRPRKVVAA; encoded by the coding sequence GTGCAGCAGACGATCGACCGCCCGACGTCCCACCGCCGGCCCGGGCTCCCCTGGACCGGCGGCGCCACGCCGAGCAGCCCTCACCCACCCCACCGGCGGCGACCACACCCCCCGCTGTCACCCGCACCGGTCCGGCGCCCCCTGCCGTGCCGGGTCCAGGACCCCGAGCTGTGGTTCTCCGAGAGCCCGGCCCAGCTGGAGCTCGCCAAGAGCTTCTGCGGCGACTGCCCGGCCCGGGACTCCTGCCTGGCCGGCGCGCTCGACCGCGCCGAGCCCTGGGGCGTCTGGGGCGGCGAGATCTTCGAGCGCGGTGCGGTCATCGCGCGGAAGCGGCCCCGCGGCCGTCCCCGCAAGGTCGTCGCCGCGTGA